From the genome of Alcanivorax sp.:
ATGCTGAATCGACACCCCTGCTCCCGGGCGATCTGCTTGCTCTTTTTCAGCCAGTTGCCTTGCCGGTGCAGGTGATACCACTTTTCGAACCAGGTGGTTTCCAGGCTGAAGGCGCAGGCATCCGGCCACTGCTCAAAATAGTAGAAATGGGGCAGATGGATCAGCGGGTGACGGCGCGCCACCTCCAGCCAGGCCTCCCCATCCTGTTTCCAGTCGTGATTGCCCAACACCAGATATACCGGGATGCCGGCGTCCAGCGCAGGCTGCAGCGGGGGCAGGAAGCGTTCCTGAATGAGCGGGTCGTCCGGCCCGTTGATGCCATCCGGGTAGACCAGGTCCCCCTGATAACGGACCTGGTCGCAGTGCAGTTCAACGATGGCCTGCCCCACGGCCAGGGCTGGCTGATTACCCCAGCCTGCGTCGCCGATCACGCATACCCGCTGCCCTGCCAGGGGCTTCTTGTGTACCAGCCAGGGGGCATGGGGGATGTGCCACCACCAGGCCAGTGCGGCGCTGACGGCAATGAGAATCAGCAGAGTGCCAAGGCGGCGAAGCCGGTGTTGCATGTTGGGTCCGTGTAAAAGCTCCGGGATCGGGGAGTGTGGCGGTGGGCTGTGACGTGCAAGTGACAAGCGGTGGCCGTGGAGGATGCGTGAAAACCGCCTCGTTGCTATACTTCGCCGCCCAATTTTCAGGCTCGGGGCGTGCTCACCGGGTACGCTCCTGACAGGCAGGTTTATTCATGACTGAGGCAACCCAACCCATCAAGCGCCGTGCCATTGCGCTGGTATCCGGCGGACTGGATTCCATGCTGGCTGTGAAGGTAATGCAGGAGCAGGGTATCGAGGTGGAAGGGGTGAACTTTTTCACCGGCTTCTGCGTGGAAGGGCATACCCATGCCATCCGCAAGAAAGACAAGGACAAGGAAAAACGCAACAACGCCTTGTGGGTGGCCGAGCAGCTTGGTATCAAGATGCACATCATTGATATCTCCGAGGAGTACAAGGATGTGGTGCTCAATCCCAAGCACGGTTACGGCGCCAATCTGAACCCCTGTCTGGACTGCAAGATCTTCATGGTCAATCAGGCTACCCTGATGATCAACAAGGCACGGGAATTTGCCGGTGATCGTGGTTTTGATTTCATTGTCACCGGTGAGGTGATCGGTCAGCGCCCCAAGAGTCAGCGCAAGGAAACCATGCCGATCATCAGTCAGGAGTCTGGCGCTGATGATCGCCTGCTGCGGCCCCTTTGTGCCCGGAACCTGCCGGCGACTCTTCCCGAGCGGGAAGGCTGGGTGAATCGTGACGAGCTTCATGACTTTTCCGGCCGTAACCGTAAACCGCAGATGGCACTGGCCAAGAAGTTTGGGCTGGATGACTTTGCCCAGCCCGCCGGTGGCTGCTGTTTCCTGACCGACGAATCCTATTCCAATAAGCTGGCGGATCTGTGGAAGGCCCGTAACGAGCGCCGTTACGAGCTGGATGACATCATGTTGCTCAAGGTGGGGCGGCATCT
Proteins encoded in this window:
- a CDS encoding metallophosphoesterase, giving the protein MQHRLRRLGTLLILIAVSAALAWWWHIPHAPWLVHKKPLAGQRVCVIGDAGWGNQPALAVGQAIVELHCDQVRYQGDLVYPDGINGPDDPLIQERFLPPLQPALDAGIPVYLVLGNHDWKQDGEAWLEVARRHPLIHLPHFYYFEQWPDACAFSLETTWFEKWYHLHRQGNWLKKSKQIAREQGCRFSMGFAHHPMFSTGSHGNAHEMINLGLKHKLVGSLDLLLGGHDHILSDEGEYRGTRQLISGSASINNDLGPASDSQTFTRATHGLLTLDFHENDEKLDAEYRFYSVLGEPADPLITLLWQGHQPGKGVR
- a CDS encoding tRNA (5-methylaminomethyl-2-thiouridylate)-methyltransferase — protein: MTEATQPIKRRAIALVSGGLDSMLAVKVMQEQGIEVEGVNFFTGFCVEGHTHAIRKKDKDKEKRNNALWVAEQLGIKMHIIDISEEYKDVVLNPKHGYGANLNPCLDCKIFMVNQATLMINKAREFAGDRGFDFIVTGEVIGQRPKSQRKETMPIISQESGADDRLLRPLCARNLPATLPEREGWVNRDELHDFSGRNRKPQMALAKKFGLDDFAQPAGGCCFLTDESYSNKLADLWKARNERRYELDDIMLLKVGRHLRPQPHYKLIISREEGENRFLEGYRYMFTSITTVSCPGPLALVDGNFENDDELHQAAAIVARYSKGRVLDEVTLEIRQADGVARQVTVKPALPDDVPVSWNVG